A stretch of the Pseudalkalibacillus hwajinpoensis genome encodes the following:
- a CDS encoding inositol monophosphatase family protein, whose amino-acid sequence MTQHTNWDNVYEDAIRWIREAGQEIMGSFRTSFKIDTKSNPNDLVTDIDKQTEKFFIEKIKEAYPSHRIMGEEGFGDNIEQLNGVIWFLDPIDGTMNFVHQQTNFAISIGIYEEGVGKLAFIYDVTKDELYHCKKGSGVYLNDEKIKPLKTTNLSESLLAINATWVTENHRIDPRTFSPLLKKIRGTRSYGSAAIELAYVAAGRLDGYVSLRLAPWDFAAGKMLIEEGGGICTTVDNKEIDLLDKNTIFAGTELFHTEVQKEYIQPALDQNYYLRTPSSR is encoded by the coding sequence ATGACACAGCACACAAACTGGGACAATGTATATGAAGATGCAATCAGATGGATACGAGAAGCGGGTCAAGAGATCATGGGTTCCTTCAGAACTTCCTTTAAGATTGATACTAAAAGCAATCCAAATGATCTCGTAACGGACATTGATAAACAAACGGAGAAGTTTTTTATTGAAAAAATTAAGGAAGCTTATCCAAGTCATCGAATCATGGGCGAAGAAGGTTTTGGTGATAATATAGAACAGTTGAACGGCGTTATTTGGTTTTTAGATCCTATTGATGGAACGATGAATTTCGTTCACCAACAAACTAATTTCGCTATATCGATCGGGATATACGAAGAGGGAGTAGGGAAACTGGCGTTTATTTATGATGTAACGAAGGACGAGCTGTATCATTGTAAAAAAGGTTCAGGAGTTTATTTAAACGATGAGAAAATCAAACCGTTGAAAACGACTAACCTTTCAGAGTCCCTTCTAGCTATAAACGCGACCTGGGTAACAGAAAATCATCGAATAGACCCTCGCACGTTCTCACCTCTTCTAAAAAAAATCCGTGGAACACGTTCTTATGGCAGTGCAGCTATTGAATTGGCGTACGTAGCCGCCGGTCGACTTGATGGGTATGTTTCCCTGCGACTTGCTCCGTGGGATTTTGCTGCTGGTAAAATGTTAATTGAGGAAGGCGGAGGGATATGTACAACAGTTGATAACAAAGAGATTGATTTACTTGATAAGAATACAATTTTTGCTGGTACCGAATTATTCCATACTGAGGTTCAAAAAGAATACATTCAGCCTGCGCTTGATCAAAATTATTACTTAAGAACTCCTTCTTCAAGATGA
- a CDS encoding GapA-binding peptide SR1P, which produces MGIIICQTCEKTIDHVHEEKVSTLYSRCPECNKKDKK; this is translated from the coding sequence ATGGGTATTATCATTTGCCAAACTTGCGAAAAAACAATTGATCACGTACATGAAGAGAAGGTAAGTACACTTTATAGCAGATGCCCGGAATGCAATAAAAAAGATAAAAAATAA
- a CDS encoding glycine betaine uptake BCCT transporter, with protein sequence MNKLTAVFVISVLLSLIFISWGTISPESLDSTTSSLQSFLQVKFGWFYLLAASGFLIFAIYLIFSKYGRLRLGKETDVPEYNLITWFAMLFSAGMGIGLVFWGVAEPMFHYYDPPAGAAGQSDEAARLAFQYSFFHWGLHPWGIYTVVALALAFFKFRKGAPGLISAIFYPILGERVNGPIGKLIDVIAVIATVFGVATSLGFGASQIGGGISYLTGIENSFTTQLIIILIVTVLYMISASTGISRGIKYLSNTNIVLAILLMFFLLFAGPTNFIMDLFTSTLGSYIQNLPSMSLRMRPFEGSSWIQSWTIFYWAWWIAWAPFVGTFIARVSKGRTIREFVLGVLLVPTIFGALWFSVFGGSAISLDMAGTGIYDIINNQGMEVALFAVLEQYPLGTTMSIIAILLISTFFITSADSATFVLGMQTTNGSMNPSTKVKLTWGVIQSSAAAVLLWSGGLGALQTASIIAAFPFAIIIIGMIISLIKAFKQEKIPPRPPKKDDPNS encoded by the coding sequence TTGAATAAGCTTACAGCAGTCTTTGTTATCTCTGTACTTCTGTCTCTAATCTTTATTTCTTGGGGAACGATTTCTCCTGAGTCATTAGATTCGACTACAAGCTCACTTCAAAGCTTTCTTCAAGTGAAGTTTGGATGGTTTTATTTATTAGCAGCGTCAGGCTTTCTTATTTTTGCGATTTATCTTATCTTTTCGAAGTATGGAAGACTTCGACTTGGTAAAGAAACCGATGTACCTGAATATAACCTAATTACATGGTTTGCTATGCTTTTCTCAGCCGGAATGGGGATTGGACTTGTATTCTGGGGTGTAGCAGAGCCGATGTTCCACTACTATGATCCTCCAGCTGGGGCAGCTGGTCAGTCAGATGAAGCAGCGCGACTAGCCTTTCAATACAGCTTCTTCCATTGGGGACTTCACCCGTGGGGAATTTACACAGTCGTTGCTCTCGCACTTGCCTTCTTTAAATTTAGAAAAGGTGCACCAGGCTTAATCAGCGCGATTTTCTATCCGATTCTTGGAGAACGTGTAAATGGACCAATTGGTAAACTAATCGACGTTATTGCTGTCATTGCGACTGTATTTGGTGTCGCGACGTCCCTAGGCTTTGGTGCTTCTCAAATAGGCGGAGGAATTTCCTATTTAACAGGCATTGAAAATTCATTTACAACACAGTTAATCATTATTCTTATTGTAACTGTCCTCTATATGATCTCTGCTTCAACGGGGATTTCAAGAGGGATTAAGTATTTAAGTAATACAAACATTGTCCTAGCGATCTTGCTCATGTTCTTTTTGTTATTCGCAGGACCTACAAACTTTATTATGGACCTCTTCACATCTACACTTGGATCTTACATTCAAAACCTACCAAGTATGAGTCTCCGTATGAGACCTTTTGAAGGGTCATCTTGGATCCAGAGCTGGACAATCTTCTATTGGGCATGGTGGATTGCCTGGGCGCCATTCGTTGGAACATTTATTGCTCGAGTATCAAAAGGTCGAACGATCAGAGAATTTGTTCTTGGTGTCCTTTTAGTTCCGACAATCTTTGGTGCATTATGGTTCTCCGTATTTGGAGGGTCAGCTATTTCACTTGATATGGCAGGAACAGGTATTTACGACATTATCAATAACCAGGGTATGGAAGTTGCGCTATTCGCTGTACTTGAGCAATATCCACTTGGAACAACCATGTCGATTATTGCCATTTTACTAATCAGCACATTCTTTATTACTTCAGCTGACTCAGCAACATTCGTCCTTGGAATGCAAACGACGAACGGAAGCATGAATCCTTCCACCAAAGTGAAATTAACTTGGGGTGTGATTCAGTCATCTGCTGCTGCAGTTCTGCTTTGGTCTGGAGGATTAGGAGCCCTTCAAACTGCTTCTATCATAGCTGCATTCCCGTTTGCTATTATTATAATAGGAATGATCATTTCTCTCATTAAAGCCTTTAAACAAGAGAAAATACCTCCTAGACCACCTAAGAAAGATGATCCAAATTCATAA
- the lpdA gene encoding dihydrolipoyl dehydrogenase translates to MVVGDFPIELDTLVVGAGPGGYVAAIRAAQLGQKVAIADKGTLGGVCLNVGCIPSKAMINASHKYESAKHSDDIGITAENVSVDMKKVQEWKSSVVDKLTGGVAGLMKSNKVEVVSGEVYFVDKNTVRIMDEKNSQTYTFNNCIIATGSRPIELPSFKWSKRVISSTGALALDEVPKKMVVIGGGYIGIELGTVYANFGTEVTILEGTKQILPGFEKQMSSLVSRRLKKKGNVEIITQALAQGVEETEDGVTVTAEIKGETQTFDADYVLVTVGRKPNTNEIGLEELGVEMTDKGLVKIDKQCRTNFDNIYAIGDIVEGPALAHKASYEGKVAAEAISGENSVIDYLAIPAVVFSDPELASVGYTEQEAKDQGFDVKASKFPFGANGRALSLNDSEGFMKLITRKEDGLVIGAQIAGPNASDMIAELGLAIEAGMTAEDIALTIHAHPTLGEITMEAAEVALGTPIHIG, encoded by the coding sequence ATGGTAGTAGGAGATTTTCCAATCGAATTAGACACACTTGTAGTAGGAGCTGGACCAGGTGGATATGTTGCTGCAATCCGTGCAGCACAGCTTGGTCAGAAAGTTGCCATTGCTGACAAAGGAACTCTAGGCGGAGTTTGCTTAAACGTCGGCTGTATCCCTTCAAAAGCAATGATTAATGCATCTCATAAATATGAGTCTGCAAAGCATTCCGATGATATCGGAATCACTGCTGAGAACGTGAGCGTTGACATGAAGAAAGTTCAGGAGTGGAAGTCTTCTGTTGTTGACAAGCTTACTGGCGGCGTAGCAGGACTTATGAAATCTAATAAAGTTGAAGTTGTTAGCGGTGAAGTTTATTTCGTCGATAAGAACACAGTTCGTATCATGGACGAAAAGAACTCTCAAACGTATACATTCAACAACTGCATCATCGCAACAGGATCTCGCCCAATCGAACTTCCAAGCTTCAAATGGAGCAAGCGCGTTATTTCTTCAACTGGTGCACTTGCACTTGACGAAGTTCCTAAGAAAATGGTTGTTATCGGCGGAGGATACATCGGAATCGAACTTGGTACTGTGTACGCAAACTTCGGTACTGAAGTAACAATCCTTGAGGGTACGAAGCAAATTCTACCTGGATTCGAAAAACAAATGAGCTCTCTTGTTTCTCGTCGTCTTAAGAAGAAAGGTAATGTAGAAATCATTACTCAAGCTCTTGCACAAGGCGTTGAAGAAACAGAAGACGGCGTAACAGTAACAGCAGAAATCAAAGGTGAAACGCAGACGTTTGACGCTGATTATGTACTAGTTACAGTTGGTCGTAAGCCTAATACAAATGAAATCGGTCTTGAAGAACTTGGCGTTGAAATGACGGACAAAGGTCTTGTGAAGATTGACAAGCAGTGTCGTACAAACTTCGATAACATCTATGCTATTGGTGATATCGTAGAAGGTCCTGCACTTGCTCATAAAGCTTCTTACGAAGGTAAAGTAGCTGCAGAAGCGATCAGTGGTGAAAACTCTGTGATTGACTATCTTGCAATCCCAGCGGTTGTTTTCTCTGACCCAGAACTCGCTTCAGTTGGTTACACTGAACAAGAAGCGAAAGATCAAGGATTCGATGTGAAAGCATCTAAATTCCCATTCGGCGCTAATGGCCGTGCATTGTCTCTTAACGACAGTGAAGGATTTATGAAGCTTATCACTCGTAAAGAAGATGGCCTAGTGATCGGCGCTCAAATTGCTGGTCCTAACGCTTCTGATATGATTGCTGAGCTTGGTCTTGCAATCGAAGCTGGTATGACAGCTGAAGACATTGCGCTTACAATTCATGCTCACCCAACACTTGGAGAAATTACTATGGAAGCTGCTGAAGTAGCTCTAGGTACTCCAATTCACATTGGTTAA
- a CDS encoding DUF5325 family protein, producing the protein MNKHNFLLLLMAILAVASMCAIGVSIAEQSWIGGLLSFIGVGFFMGMGFRIKRKAEL; encoded by the coding sequence ATGAACAAGCATAATTTCCTTTTACTCTTAATGGCCATTCTAGCGGTTGCAAGCATGTGTGCAATCGGCGTATCTATAGCTGAACAAAGCTGGATCGGCGGGCTTCTTTCATTTATCGGAGTAGGTTTCTTTATGGGAATGGGCTTTCGTATTAAACGTAAAGCAGAACTATAA
- a CDS encoding NAD(P)H-dependent flavin oxidoreductase, with protein sequence MKWNTRITRLLGIERPIIQGGLAYLAYHELASAVSNAGGLGQLTAMSMESATQLKEEIDLTKSLTDKPFGVNFAIGQHGRPFEHMLEAAIHKGVEIISVTGGNPKPVFDMVKGTNVKVLVLTASKRQAVKAEELGATAVMVVGQEGGGHLGKDDIGTMVLVPQVVDAVSIPVIASGGIGDGRALMASLALGAEGIEMGTRFIATKECTHAHDVYKRRLLQGSETDTMIIKRSIGAPARVIRNVFAQEISQIEANQGGYDLLKEYISGEANRKFIYDGKEEEGFAWAGQVMGAINDVPSVAELFDRMDKQANEIRLKW encoded by the coding sequence ATGAAGTGGAATACGCGAATTACTCGGTTGTTAGGTATCGAAAGACCAATCATTCAAGGGGGGCTCGCCTATCTTGCATATCACGAGTTAGCTTCTGCTGTTAGCAACGCAGGAGGATTAGGGCAGCTCACAGCTATGTCTATGGAGTCAGCAACACAGCTTAAAGAAGAAATCGACCTTACTAAAAGTCTCACCGATAAGCCATTTGGAGTGAACTTTGCGATTGGTCAACACGGAAGACCCTTTGAGCATATGCTTGAAGCAGCCATTCACAAAGGAGTGGAGATCATTTCGGTTACTGGTGGAAACCCTAAGCCGGTATTTGATATGGTAAAAGGAACGAATGTGAAAGTTCTTGTTTTGACTGCTAGTAAAAGACAAGCAGTAAAAGCAGAAGAGTTAGGAGCTACTGCCGTAATGGTTGTCGGGCAAGAAGGTGGAGGACATCTTGGAAAGGATGATATTGGTACGATGGTACTCGTTCCTCAAGTAGTTGATGCTGTGTCTATTCCGGTTATTGCTTCAGGGGGAATAGGTGATGGACGAGCGCTAATGGCTTCTCTCGCACTTGGCGCTGAGGGAATTGAAATGGGTACACGATTTATTGCTACAAAAGAATGTACCCATGCTCATGATGTTTACAAGCGTCGTTTGCTTCAAGGGTCTGAAACGGATACTATGATTATTAAGCGTAGTATTGGAGCACCTGCAAGAGTTATTAGGAATGTGTTTGCTCAAGAGATTTCACAAATTGAAGCAAATCAGGGAGGATATGACCTTCTTAAAGAATACATAAGCGGTGAAGCAAACAGGAAATTTATATATGATGGAAAAGAAGAGGAAGGCTTTGCTTGGGCAGGTCAGGTTATGGGAGCGATCAATGATGTTCCTTCAGTAGCGGAGTTATTTGATCGTATGGATAAACAAGCAAACGAAATTCGATTAAAATGGTAA
- a CDS encoding aminotransferase class I/II-fold pyridoxal phosphate-dependent enzyme, with amino-acid sequence MQQHETPLFTGLVNHANKNPIQFHIPGHKKGAGIDPEFRSFIGENALSIDLINIQPLDDLHHPHGMIKQAQDLAAEAFGADATFFSIQGTSGAIMTMVMTVCSPGDKIIVPRNVHKSVMSAIIFSGATPVFIHPEIDPKLGISHGITPIAVKKALEQHPDAKGVLVINPTYFGISANLEEIVTISHEYDVPVLVDEAHGVHIHFHERLPVSAMQAGADMAATSVHKLGGSMTQSSVLNVKEGLVSAKRVQTIISMLTTTSTSYILLASLDVARKRLVMDGYDLIERSIQLAEEARKQINDISPLYCVGQEILGTNATYDYDPTKLIISVHDLGITGYEAEVWLRKEANLEVELSDLYNLLCIVTPGDTEETTSALVHALKDMVEAFKETEGSITKKFDVHAPDIPILAVSPRDAFYSETEVIPFKESAGRVIAEFVMVYPPGIPIFIPGEIITEENLTYIEENIEAGLPVQGPEDDELVHIRVIKEYKAIK; translated from the coding sequence TTGCAACAACACGAAACACCATTGTTCACTGGTTTAGTAAACCACGCTAACAAAAACCCTATTCAATTTCATATACCTGGCCACAAAAAAGGGGCTGGTATAGATCCTGAATTTCGTTCTTTCATAGGCGAAAACGCCCTGTCAATTGATTTAATTAACATTCAACCACTTGATGACCTCCATCATCCACACGGTATGATTAAGCAAGCACAGGATCTAGCTGCTGAAGCTTTTGGTGCTGACGCAACCTTTTTCTCTATTCAAGGAACAAGCGGTGCAATCATGACAATGGTTATGACTGTATGTTCACCAGGTGATAAAATTATTGTACCGAGAAATGTTCATAAGTCTGTCATGTCTGCAATCATTTTCTCCGGCGCAACACCTGTATTTATTCATCCGGAAATTGACCCTAAGCTTGGCATCTCACACGGCATTACTCCTATAGCCGTTAAGAAAGCATTAGAACAGCACCCTGACGCAAAAGGTGTCCTTGTCATTAACCCCACCTATTTTGGTATATCTGCTAATCTTGAAGAGATCGTTACGATTTCTCATGAGTATGACGTACCTGTATTAGTTGATGAAGCTCACGGTGTTCACATTCACTTTCACGAGCGACTGCCCGTTTCAGCCATGCAAGCCGGTGCAGATATGGCAGCTACAAGTGTGCATAAATTAGGGGGATCAATGACACAAAGTTCCGTCCTTAATGTAAAAGAAGGGCTTGTTTCTGCAAAACGCGTCCAAACCATTATTAGCATGCTAACAACTACCTCCACTTCGTATATCCTTCTTGCTTCTCTTGACGTTGCAAGAAAAAGATTGGTCATGGATGGTTATGATTTAATTGAACGCTCCATACAACTTGCAGAAGAAGCTCGAAAGCAAATAAATGATATTTCTCCTCTATATTGTGTCGGGCAAGAAATCCTTGGAACGAACGCTACTTACGATTATGATCCAACGAAATTAATCATTTCTGTTCATGACCTTGGAATTACTGGCTATGAAGCTGAAGTTTGGCTTCGAAAAGAAGCGAACCTTGAAGTAGAGCTTTCTGATTTGTATAACTTATTATGTATTGTAACTCCTGGCGATACCGAGGAAACAACCAGCGCTCTTGTCCATGCTCTAAAAGACATGGTAGAAGCCTTCAAAGAGACAGAAGGTTCAATCACTAAAAAGTTTGATGTTCACGCTCCAGATATCCCGATTCTAGCTGTTTCACCTCGAGATGCTTTTTATTCTGAAACAGAGGTGATCCCATTTAAAGAATCGGCTGGTCGGGTCATTGCAGAATTTGTGATGGTTTATCCACCTGGAATTCCAATCTTCATCCCAGGTGAAATCATTACAGAAGAAAACTTAACATATATCGAAGAAAACATTGAAGCTGGATTACCGGTTCAGGGGCCTGAAGACGACGAATTAGTTCACATTCGGGTCATTAAAGAATATAAAGCCATTAAATAA
- a CDS encoding DUF1885 family protein produces MPQSAYLKPKTEDELSLDHIKSLLSYYMDITSKTGEQLSWSYSESAFPYTLIEQVDGDIWFYLKGKHSDYRMIIIGLVDSKLQIVLPDQSTHGDKAKANELCKFLANKLQADLTLFNGRTMYYAKK; encoded by the coding sequence ATGCCTCAAAGTGCTTACTTAAAACCAAAAACGGAAGATGAACTATCACTTGATCATATTAAAAGCTTACTTTCCTACTACATGGACATAACATCCAAAACTGGAGAGCAACTTTCTTGGTCCTATAGTGAGTCTGCTTTCCCCTATACTTTGATTGAACAAGTGGATGGAGACATTTGGTTTTATTTAAAAGGAAAACATAGTGATTATCGGATGATTATCATCGGTTTAGTAGACAGCAAACTTCAGATTGTTCTACCAGATCAATCCACTCACGGTGATAAAGCGAAAGCGAATGAATTATGTAAATTTCTTGCAAATAAATTACAGGCCGATCTTACTCTCTTCAATGGTAGAACAATGTATTACGCAAAAAAATAA
- a CDS encoding UPF0223 family protein — MEVQYPISIDWSKEEVIKVVNFFQLIEQTYDRGVHKGELISSYHAFKDVVPSKSEEKQIFRQFDKETGFSTYHVVKEARETERDKVKMNK; from the coding sequence ATGGAAGTACAATACCCTATTTCAATTGATTGGAGTAAAGAAGAAGTCATCAAAGTTGTGAACTTTTTCCAATTAATTGAGCAAACATATGACAGAGGGGTGCATAAGGGCGAATTGATTAGTAGCTATCATGCATTTAAAGATGTCGTTCCCTCTAAATCAGAGGAAAAACAAATCTTTAGACAGTTTGATAAAGAGACAGGATTTTCAACTTATCATGTTGTAAAAGAAGCAAGAGAAACAGAACGCGATAAAGTAAAAATGAATAAATAA
- a CDS encoding YktB family protein — translation MSFKGFTQTDFQSFEIDGLEARMEAIQERIQPKFAAISEEVKSDLEILAGNEMHLHIARHARRTKNPPVDTWMAFSHNKRGYKMHPHFQIGLFDDHVFVWLAYIYELPGKPQMASLFLDHLNELKKDIPTSYWISTDHTKKKASHPIKDSDLDKVLTRFRHVKKGEFLVGRHFASDDPLLNDGEKFIKEVKQTFETLMPIYQLSLQATK, via the coding sequence ATGTCTTTTAAAGGATTTACTCAAACTGATTTTCAATCATTCGAAATTGATGGACTTGAGGCTCGAATGGAAGCAATACAAGAGCGTATTCAACCAAAATTCGCTGCCATTAGCGAGGAAGTTAAAAGCGATCTTGAGATTCTTGCTGGAAATGAGATGCACCTTCACATTGCTCGTCATGCAAGACGAACGAAGAATCCTCCCGTTGATACATGGATGGCGTTTTCGCATAACAAACGCGGGTACAAAATGCATCCTCACTTTCAAATCGGGCTTTTTGATGATCATGTCTTTGTATGGCTTGCATACATTTACGAGCTTCCAGGAAAGCCACAAATGGCTTCCTTATTTTTAGATCACTTAAATGAACTAAAGAAAGATATTCCAACTTCATATTGGATCTCTACTGACCACACTAAGAAAAAGGCAAGCCACCCCATCAAGGATAGTGATCTCGATAAAGTACTTACCCGCTTTAGACATGTAAAAAAGGGCGAATTTCTAGTTGGCCGTCATTTTGCCAGTGACGACCCGTTATTGAATGATGGAGAGAAATTTATTAAAGAGGTCAAACAAACTTTTGAGACCTTAATGCCTATCTATCAACTTTCACTTCAAGCCACAAAATAA
- a CDS encoding polysaccharide deacetylase family protein, translating into MTNTLKWMTLALLLFVAACSTNAGSQENSEASTNEANNSEASNEQETNEETNKEETDSDATSNAESEDQKEEEATAEEVEPEYRLNEAFWGFEPINDAPAEAVLLTIDDAPDTNAVEMAKTLKELDAPAIFFINGHFIDTDEEKARLKEIYDMGFEIGNHTMTHADLKTLSEEEQKEEILKVNEMIEEVIGEKPKFFRAPFGSNTDFSKSLAEEEGMLVMNWTYGYDWVKEYQSEAATKDIMVNSPLLQNGANLLMHDRDWTAAALGDIVKGLRDKDYNLIDPEEIEPLQK; encoded by the coding sequence ATGACTAACACATTGAAATGGATGACATTAGCGCTTTTGCTTTTTGTAGCAGCGTGTTCAACAAATGCTGGTTCACAAGAAAACTCAGAAGCATCAACGAATGAAGCAAACAATAGTGAAGCTTCAAATGAACAAGAAACAAACGAAGAAACAAATAAGGAAGAAACAGATTCAGACGCGACAAGTAATGCTGAATCAGAGGATCAGAAAGAAGAAGAAGCTACTGCAGAAGAAGTAGAGCCTGAATATCGACTTAACGAAGCTTTTTGGGGCTTTGAACCGATAAATGATGCTCCTGCTGAAGCGGTTCTACTTACAATTGACGATGCTCCAGATACGAATGCCGTAGAAATGGCAAAAACATTAAAAGAACTAGATGCTCCTGCCATTTTCTTTATTAATGGTCATTTTATTGATACAGATGAAGAAAAAGCAAGGTTAAAAGAAATTTATGATATGGGCTTTGAAATAGGAAACCATACAATGACGCACGCTGATCTCAAAACATTATCAGAAGAAGAGCAAAAAGAAGAGATATTGAAGGTAAATGAAATGATCGAAGAAGTAATTGGAGAAAAGCCGAAGTTCTTTAGAGCACCATTTGGATCTAATACTGACTTTTCGAAGTCATTAGCCGAAGAAGAAGGCATGCTCGTGATGAATTGGACATATGGGTATGACTGGGTAAAGGAATATCAAAGTGAAGCTGCAACCAAAGACATTATGGTAAATTCACCGCTACTTCAAAATGGGGCAAACTTACTTATGCATGACCGTGATTGGACAGCTGCTGCATTAGGAGATATTGTGAAAGGATTAAGAGATAAAGATTATAACTTAATTGATCCTGAAGAAATTGAACCTTTACAAAAATAA
- a CDS encoding dihydrolipoamide acetyltransferase family protein — protein sequence MAFQFKMPDIGEGIHEGEIVKWFVKSGDEVKEDDILAEVQNDKAVVEIPSPVDGTVKEVHAEEGATVIVGDVVITFDAEGYEDAEEEPAAEQPQAEEEAPKAEAKSEAKEDSAGSKPLPEDDEETDPTKRVIAMPAVRKYARENGVSISKVSGSGKNGRVVKEDIDSHLNGGGEAASEAPAATEEKAEAKQEASTTSAQPQASAQPETREKMKGMRKAIAKAMVNSKHTAPHVTHMDEIVVTDLVAHRKKFKQYAADKDVKLTYLPYVVKALVSALREFPMLNASIDDSTDEIVHKHYYNIGIAANTDAGLVVPVVKEADRKPLLNVSSEINELAKKARDGKLSGDDMKGSTCTISNLGSAGGQWFTPIINNPDAAILGIGRIEEKPVVIDGEIVAAPVLALSISYDHRLIDGVTAQLALNHIKRLLNDPQLLMMEA from the coding sequence GTGGCATTTCAATTTAAGATGCCGGATATCGGTGAAGGTATCCATGAAGGCGAAATCGTAAAATGGTTTGTTAAATCCGGAGATGAAGTAAAAGAAGACGATATTCTTGCAGAAGTACAAAACGACAAAGCTGTTGTTGAAATCCCTTCTCCAGTAGACGGAACAGTTAAAGAAGTTCACGCTGAAGAAGGTGCAACTGTTATTGTTGGAGATGTAGTCATCACTTTCGACGCAGAAGGTTATGAAGATGCAGAAGAAGAACCAGCAGCTGAACAGCCACAAGCTGAAGAAGAAGCTCCTAAAGCAGAAGCTAAATCAGAAGCGAAAGAAGACAGCGCTGGATCAAAACCACTTCCTGAAGACGACGAAGAAACAGATCCTACTAAACGAGTTATCGCTATGCCAGCAGTACGTAAGTATGCTCGTGAAAACGGCGTAAGCATTTCTAAAGTATCTGGTTCTGGTAAGAATGGTCGCGTTGTGAAAGAAGATATCGACAGTCACTTGAATGGTGGTGGCGAAGCAGCTTCTGAAGCTCCAGCAGCGACAGAAGAAAAAGCTGAAGCGAAGCAAGAAGCTTCTACTACATCAGCACAGCCACAAGCATCAGCACAACCAGAAACTCGTGAGAAGATGAAAGGTATGCGTAAAGCAATTGCAAAAGCAATGGTTAACTCCAAGCATACTGCTCCACACGTTACTCACATGGATGAAATTGTTGTAACAGATCTTGTTGCTCACCGTAAGAAGTTCAAACAATATGCTGCAGACAAAGATGTGAAGCTAACTTACCTTCCATACGTTGTAAAAGCACTTGTTTCTGCACTTCGCGAATTCCCAATGTTGAATGCATCTATTGATGATTCTACTGACGAAATCGTACACAAGCATTACTACAACATCGGTATCGCTGCTAACACTGACGCTGGACTAGTTGTTCCAGTTGTGAAAGAAGCAGACCGTAAGCCACTTCTTAATGTTTCATCTGAAATTAATGAGTTGGCTAAAAAAGCTCGCGATGGTAAACTATCAGGGGACGATATGAAAGGTAGCACATGTACTATTTCTAACCTGGGTTCTGCTGGTGGTCAATGGTTTACACCAATCATCAACAACCCGGATGCTGCTATTCTTGGTATTGGTCGTATTGAGGAGAAGCCAGTTGTTATCGACGGAGAAATCGTTGCTGCACCTGTTCTTGCTCTATCGATCAGCTACGACCACAGACTTATTGATGGCGTAACAGCACAACTTGCTCTTAACCACATCAAGCGTCTGTTGAACGATCCACAACTCTTAATGATGGAGGCGTAA